A single region of the Terriglobales bacterium genome encodes:
- a CDS encoding C45 family peptidase, with the protein MWLVALLMMTTISLALLAWPHPTLQAQPSSPRDARLQKAWRFPRGGWTYVHLEGTPSEIGYQHGYLLAPEIDDAFRAVRLQDTHNTNRDWEFFRATAREVLWPHIDAEYQQELQGIAEGLKARGVAMDVYDVVALNAFEEVPDYYVPWLDAKEKRASAPSLHAPGNCSAFVATGSWTKDHRPVIAHNNWTSVIPGARWRIIFDIVPAKGYRMLMDGFPGVIVSDDDFTINSAGLAVTETTIARFHGFDPNGKPEFVRARKATQYAKSIDEYVTIMNDGNNGGYANDWLLADFNTGEVARFEQGLKHTRLWRTKDGYFAGSNFPSDPELIRDETDFDVNDASSSMNARHARWDQLMTQHKGKIDAAAAEKFESDHYDSFQKKEEANERTLCGHVETSPRGVKDWDWGPYHPGGTVQAKVADAGMAKDMTFVARAGHACGADFKAAEFLKQHPEYAWQKAVLTDMVAGPWTEFKSGEKK; encoded by the coding sequence ATGTGGTTGGTCGCTTTGTTGATGATGACAACCATCTCGCTGGCCCTGCTGGCGTGGCCGCATCCGACGTTGCAGGCACAGCCCTCCAGCCCGCGCGACGCGCGCTTGCAGAAGGCGTGGCGGTTCCCGCGCGGCGGGTGGACGTACGTGCACCTGGAAGGAACGCCATCCGAGATTGGCTACCAGCACGGATATTTGCTGGCGCCGGAGATCGACGACGCTTTCCGGGCGGTCCGTTTGCAGGACACGCACAACACGAATCGTGACTGGGAATTTTTTCGCGCCACCGCGCGCGAGGTGCTGTGGCCGCACATCGATGCCGAGTATCAGCAGGAGTTGCAGGGCATCGCCGAGGGCCTGAAGGCACGCGGCGTGGCCATGGACGTCTATGACGTGGTCGCGCTCAATGCCTTCGAGGAAGTGCCCGATTATTACGTGCCCTGGCTGGACGCAAAGGAAAAACGGGCCAGTGCGCCTTCGCTCCACGCGCCGGGAAATTGCAGCGCCTTTGTCGCTACCGGAAGCTGGACCAAGGACCATCGGCCGGTGATCGCGCACAACAACTGGACCAGCGTTATACCGGGGGCGCGCTGGCGGATAATTTTCGACATCGTGCCGGCGAAGGGTTATCGCATGCTGATGGACGGATTTCCCGGCGTGATCGTCAGCGACGACGATTTCACCATCAATTCCGCGGGCCTGGCGGTGACCGAGACCACGATCGCGCGCTTCCACGGCTTCGATCCCAACGGCAAGCCGGAGTTCGTGCGCGCGCGCAAAGCGACCCAGTACGCGAAATCCATCGACGAGTACGTGACCATCATGAACGACGGCAATAATGGCGGCTATGCCAACGACTGGCTGCTTGCCGATTTCAACACCGGCGAGGTAGCGCGCTTCGAACAGGGTCTGAAGCACACCCGGTTATGGCGGACCAAGGACGGATATTTCGCGGGCTCCAATTTTCCCAGCGATCCGGAGCTGATCAGGGACGAAACCGATTTCGATGTCAACGACGCCTCCAGTTCGATGAACGCGCGGCACGCACGATGGGACCAGCTGATGACGCAGCACAAGGGAAAGATCGACGCCGCGGCCGCGGAGAAGTTCGAGAGCGACCATTACGATTCGTTCCAGAAGAAAGAAGAGGCCAACGAGCGCACGCTGTGCGGCCATGTAGAGACATCGCCGCGCGGCGTCAAGGACTGGGACTGGGGGCCGTATCATCCCGGGGGCACGGTGCAGGCCAAGGTGGCCGACGCCGGCATGGCAAAGGACATGACGTTCGTGGCGCGCGCCGGGCACGCCTGCGGCGCCGATTTCAAGGCGGCCGAATTTTTGAAGCAGCACCCGGAATATGCCTGGCAGAAAGCGGTGCTGACTGACATGGTCGCGGGGCCCTGGACCGAGTTCAAGAGCGGCGAGAAAAAATAG
- a CDS encoding haloacid dehalogenase type II, whose product MASQLDSVKALAFDVFGTVVDWRGSIIREGESWSRARGLKIEWAQFADRWRAAYRPAMDKVRQGKLPWTKLDDLHRRVFDELLVEFKLGALTEAEKDQWNRVWHRLVPWPDSVAGLARLKTKFIIATLSNGNVSLLVEMAKHSGLPWDAVLSAELFRHYKPDPETYLGAAELLGCRPGEVAMVAAHADDLRAARACGLKTAFVHRPLEFGAALPPAPVEGENFDVVAGDFLELAEKLGARRGET is encoded by the coding sequence ATGGCTTCGCAACTTGATTCTGTGAAGGCCCTGGCCTTCGACGTCTTCGGAACCGTCGTAGACTGGCGCGGGTCCATCATTCGCGAGGGTGAAAGCTGGAGCCGGGCGCGCGGCCTGAAAATTGAGTGGGCCCAGTTCGCCGATCGCTGGCGCGCCGCCTATCGCCCCGCCATGGACAAGGTGCGCCAGGGAAAGCTGCCGTGGACCAAGCTCGACGACCTGCACCGGCGCGTTTTCGATGAGTTGCTGGTCGAGTTCAAGCTGGGCGCGCTGACGGAAGCGGAGAAGGACCAGTGGAATCGCGTCTGGCATCGCCTGGTGCCGTGGCCGGACTCGGTCGCCGGGCTCGCGCGGCTGAAAACAAAGTTCATCATCGCTACCCTCTCCAATGGCAACGTCTCGTTGTTGGTTGAGATGGCGAAGCACTCCGGGCTTCCGTGGGACGCGGTGCTGTCCGCCGAACTCTTCCGCCACTACAAGCCGGATCCGGAGACCTACCTCGGCGCCGCCGAGCTGCTCGGCTGCCGGCCCGGGGAGGTCGCAATGGTTGCCGCTCACGCCGACGACCTCCGCGCCGCCCGCGCCTGCGGGCTCAAGACCGCCTTCGTCCACCGCCCGCTGGAATTCGGCGCTGCCCTGCCGCCCGCCCCGGTCGAGGGTGAGAACTTCGATGTCGTGGCCGGAGATTTTTTAGAGCTTGCCGAAAAGCTTGGCGCCCGACGCGGTGAAACTTGA
- a CDS encoding carboxymuconolactone decarboxylase family protein, whose protein sequence is MPELREPAYLHSEEDAAARSPIARQFLETRRRLNQNVDAADNHLVKRFYNLDHNTYLDGTIPAKYKELMGLVVSAGLRCDDCINYHIIQSYRLGASRAEQEEALNVALIVGGSIVIPHLRRAYALLTELY, encoded by the coding sequence ATGCCTGAACTTCGCGAACCCGCTTACCTGCATTCCGAAGAAGACGCCGCCGCGCGCAGCCCGATCGCGCGCCAGTTCCTCGAGACACGCCGCCGGCTGAACCAGAACGTGGATGCCGCCGACAACCACCTGGTCAAACGCTTCTACAATCTCGACCACAACACCTACCTGGATGGAACCATCCCGGCGAAGTACAAAGAATTGATGGGGCTGGTGGTCTCGGCCGGGCTGCGCTGCGACGACTGCATCAATTACCACATCATCCAGTCGTACCGGCTGGGGGCCTCGCGGGCGGAGCAGGAAGAAGCGCTCAACGTCGCCTTGATTGTCGGCGGCTCCATCGTGATTCCACACCTGCGCCGGGCTTACGCGCTGCTAACAGAATTGTATTGA
- a CDS encoding HD domain-containing phosphohydrolase, with the protein MSTTKAIPERAGVSSTLRNMPAVVCFDGDTLAQNAIAACQRYAKLKYSELAGREAETIVVVSSERLLAQYQPLLRTPNIRIIALTNTRFHDPRLDGSVYGYLPANSPFPLVERMMDNALDHIHLLATRRDANERLDRATREINELNAIGAALSAEHQWEKLLEMILTKSRQITKSDAGSLYLVEEVKRDHPALPAGDPNATATQLQALQETKEYCGAKLAISRREDTRRMLRFKLTQNETLGNLPFHEALLEINDRSIAGYVVRTGETVNLEDAYHLPELVPYSFNRRFDEDSGYRTKSMIAVPMRNPKTGEIVGVVQLINAKRKYETKLNSLSAVVSQVVAYTVRQQEMIASLASQAAVAMDNSLLYQQQRDLFEGFAKAAVRAIELRDPTTSGHSERVATGTVALAEVLDRASDGPYKDLTFTRDQINEIHYASLLHDVGKISVPEKVLVKAKKLYPDRLKLVKQRFQIVKGRIMVESLQSRLQYMLAKSRDEYLAKLPEFDAIIEQQLKEVDGYFATILQSNEPTVLPEGNFEKLAEIAARHFLDFDGEDQALLAEDEVRLLSIRKGTLDEMEREEMESHVRHTFDFLKQIPWTRQIGNVPEIARGHHEKLTGEGYPFRLSAPEIPLQTRMMTISDIFDALVAGDRPYKKAVTHERALDILGMEVEDGNLDRNLFQVFLEAKVFERWKV; encoded by the coding sequence ATGAGCACCACGAAAGCGATCCCGGAGAGGGCGGGTGTGTCGAGCACGCTGCGCAATATGCCCGCCGTGGTTTGTTTCGACGGCGACACCCTGGCGCAGAACGCCATTGCCGCCTGCCAGCGCTATGCCAAGCTGAAATATTCCGAACTCGCGGGCCGCGAGGCTGAGACCATCGTGGTCGTCTCCTCGGAACGCCTGCTGGCGCAATACCAGCCGCTGTTGCGCACGCCCAACATCCGTATCATCGCCCTGACCAATACCCGCTTTCACGATCCCCGGCTCGACGGCTCCGTCTATGGCTACCTGCCGGCGAACAGTCCGTTCCCGTTGGTGGAGCGCATGATGGACAACGCGCTCGACCATATTCACCTGCTGGCGACGCGCCGCGACGCCAACGAGCGGCTGGATCGCGCCACCCGGGAAATCAACGAGTTGAACGCCATAGGTGCGGCACTCTCCGCCGAGCACCAGTGGGAAAAGCTGTTGGAAATGATCCTGACCAAGTCGCGCCAGATCACCAAGAGCGACGCGGGATCGCTCTACCTGGTGGAGGAAGTTAAGCGCGACCATCCCGCGCTTCCGGCCGGCGATCCCAACGCCACCGCGACCCAACTGCAGGCGCTGCAGGAGACAAAAGAATATTGCGGCGCCAAGCTGGCCATCAGCCGCAGGGAAGATACGCGAAGAATGTTGCGTTTCAAGCTGACGCAGAATGAAACGCTCGGCAATCTCCCGTTCCACGAAGCATTGCTGGAGATCAACGATAGATCGATTGCAGGATACGTGGTCAGGACCGGCGAGACGGTTAACCTGGAAGACGCGTACCACCTGCCGGAACTGGTGCCGTACTCGTTCAACCGCAGGTTCGACGAGGACTCGGGATACCGGACCAAGTCGATGATCGCCGTGCCCATGCGCAATCCCAAGACCGGCGAGATCGTGGGCGTGGTGCAGCTGATCAACGCGAAACGTAAATATGAGACCAAGCTGAATTCGCTCTCGGCGGTGGTTTCGCAGGTAGTGGCTTACACCGTCCGGCAGCAGGAGATGATTGCATCCCTGGCCAGCCAGGCGGCGGTCGCCATGGACAACAGCCTGCTCTACCAGCAACAGCGCGACCTGTTCGAGGGATTTGCGAAGGCCGCGGTGAGAGCCATCGAGTTGCGCGATCCGACCACCTCCGGTCATTCCGAACGGGTGGCAACCGGAACGGTGGCACTGGCGGAGGTTTTGGATCGCGCCAGCGACGGACCGTACAAGGACCTCACCTTCACGCGCGACCAGATCAACGAGATCCATTACGCATCGCTGCTGCACGACGTGGGCAAGATCAGCGTGCCGGAGAAGGTCCTGGTGAAAGCGAAAAAGCTCTATCCAGACCGGTTAAAACTGGTGAAACAGCGGTTCCAGATTGTGAAGGGCCGGATCATGGTCGAATCGCTGCAGTCGCGCCTGCAATACATGCTGGCGAAAAGCCGCGATGAGTACCTGGCAAAGCTGCCCGAGTTCGACGCCATCATCGAGCAGCAGTTGAAGGAAGTGGACGGATACTTTGCCACCATCTTGCAGTCGAATGAGCCCACCGTTCTGCCGGAGGGGAATTTCGAAAAGCTGGCCGAAATCGCGGCGAGGCATTTCCTGGATTTCGATGGCGAGGACCAGGCATTACTGGCGGAAGACGAGGTGCGGCTGCTCTCGATTCGAAAGGGCACCCTGGACGAGATGGAGCGCGAAGAAATGGAATCGCACGTCAGGCACACCTTCGACTTCCTGAAACAGATTCCCTGGACCCGGCAAATCGGCAATGTTCCCGAGATCGCCCGCGGTCACCACGAAAAGCTGACCGGCGAAGGATACCCGTTCAGGCTTTCCGCCCCGGAAATCCCGCTACAGACACGAATGATGACCATCTCCGACATTTTTGATGCGCTGGTGGCCGGCGACCGCCCTTACAAGAAGGCGGTGACGCACGAGCGAGCCCTGGACATCCTCGGAATGGAAGTGGAAGACGGCAACCTTGATCGCAATCTCTTCCAGGTGTTCCTAGAAGCGAAAGTATTCGAGCGCTGGAAGGTTTAG
- a CDS encoding outer membrane beta-barrel protein, with translation MKKTFLVLTFCLFCLAAGAAYAQQVDAAFGVRTLMGTSASSATGNYFPQYIGGGGYPTFSGDFLFRHNFGIGGEVSWRGKQDLYQGFQPFRPLFYDFNGIWAPKLSRAVSPELMAGIGAESLRFYNGTLSCSAFSGCTNYTSNSHFMGHIGGGLRLYLHGNVFVRPEAHLYLIRNNVEFAGPRANSFGVSLGYSFRPSD, from the coding sequence GTGAAGAAGACCTTCTTGGTGTTGACGTTTTGCCTGTTCTGCCTGGCTGCGGGCGCTGCCTACGCGCAACAGGTCGATGCCGCATTCGGCGTACGAACGCTGATGGGAACATCGGCCTCCAGCGCAACCGGGAATTATTTCCCGCAATACATCGGTGGGGGTGGATATCCCACCTTCAGCGGTGACTTCCTCTTCCGCCACAACTTTGGCATCGGCGGTGAAGTGTCATGGCGGGGAAAACAGGATTTGTACCAGGGATTCCAGCCCTTCCGGCCGCTGTTCTATGACTTCAACGGTATCTGGGCGCCCAAGCTTTCGCGCGCCGTTTCGCCGGAACTGATGGCGGGAATCGGCGCCGAAAGCCTGCGCTTCTACAACGGCACGCTCTCTTGCAGTGCCTTCAGCGGGTGCACCAATTACACCAGCAACAGCCACTTCATGGGACACATTGGCGGCGGCTTGCGCCTTTATCTTCACGGCAATGTGTTTGTACGTCCGGAAGCGCATCTCTACCTGATCCGTAACAACGTGGAATTTGCCGGGCCACGTGCCAACAGCTTTGGGGTGTCGCTCGGGTACAGCTTCCGGCCGTCCGATTAG
- the msrA gene encoding peptide-methionine (S)-S-oxide reductase MsrA: MPETQIVVLGGGCFWCLEAVLDRVTGVKSVESGYMGGRRANPTYQQVCSGATGHAEVVRVSFDPGQVSFRELLDIFFTIHDPTTLNRQGNDVGTQYRSVIFYTSDEQRSEAEQTIAELNASKAFPGPIVTAVEPAKEFYEAEDYHQEYYASNSSAPYCQYIIAPKLKKFEEKFGKKTATQ, from the coding sequence ATGCCTGAAACACAGATAGTGGTCCTTGGTGGCGGGTGCTTCTGGTGCCTGGAAGCGGTGTTGGATCGCGTGACGGGGGTTAAGTCGGTCGAATCCGGCTACATGGGTGGACGGCGCGCCAATCCCACATACCAACAAGTGTGCAGCGGCGCCACCGGTCACGCCGAAGTGGTTCGCGTCAGCTTCGATCCGGGACAAGTCAGCTTTCGCGAGCTCCTGGACATCTTCTTCACCATCCACGATCCCACCACGCTGAACCGGCAGGGCAATGACGTTGGCACCCAGTACCGGTCGGTGATCTTCTACACGTCAGATGAGCAGCGGAGCGAAGCCGAACAGACGATTGCCGAACTGAATGCGTCCAAGGCTTTTCCGGGTCCGATCGTTACGGCGGTCGAGCCGGCCAAGGAATTTTACGAGGCGGAGGATTACCACCAGGAATACTACGCGTCAAATTCTTCCGCTCCGTATTGTCAATACATTATTGCGCCCAAGCTGAAGAAGTTTGAAGAAAAGTTTGGGAAGAAGACCGCCACGCAATAA
- a CDS encoding DUF4097 family beta strand repeat-containing protein has protein sequence MNSNRHSRLLLLLVIMLGLCSLSLAQAQGDHFHWSGKLAPNQVVQIKDINGSIDAQGSNGDTIDISAEKSGPDRDQVRVELVQTGDGITVCAVYPGSSCSGDSNSHSHGDIHARVDFRVTLPRNLRFRGYNVNGNVNAQNMGRPVKASTVNGSVDVSSSSYVEAVSVNGAIRVSMGSSDWEGRLKISSVNGSVTLYMPEDLNAEVHFSSVNGNLSTDFPLTVQGNIGFSHGPKNMTGTIGSGGRELDVSTVNGSLSINKGRAAM, from the coding sequence ATGAACTCCAACCGCCATTCCCGGCTCCTTCTGCTCCTCGTGATCATGCTCGGCCTGTGCTCGCTGAGTCTCGCCCAGGCACAGGGCGATCACTTTCACTGGTCCGGAAAACTTGCTCCCAACCAGGTGGTACAGATCAAGGACATCAACGGCTCCATCGATGCCCAGGGCAGCAACGGCGATACCATTGACATCTCCGCCGAGAAGAGTGGTCCTGACCGCGACCAGGTTCGCGTCGAACTCGTCCAGACCGGCGACGGCATCACCGTCTGCGCCGTGTATCCCGGCAGCAGCTGCAGCGGCGACTCCAACTCTCATTCCCACGGCGATATTCACGCCCGGGTCGACTTCAGAGTCACTCTCCCCCGCAACCTCCGCTTCCGCGGCTACAACGTCAACGGCAACGTTAACGCCCAGAACATGGGACGCCCGGTGAAGGCGAGCACAGTCAACGGATCGGTTGACGTCAGCAGCTCTTCGTATGTCGAGGCGGTGTCCGTCAACGGCGCCATCAGGGTATCAATGGGCAGCTCCGACTGGGAGGGCAGGCTCAAGATTTCTTCCGTGAACGGCTCGGTCACGCTCTACATGCCCGAGGACCTCAATGCCGAGGTCCACTTCAGCTCCGTGAACGGCAACTTGAGCACCGACTTCCCGCTCACCGTGCAGGGAAACATCGGGTTCAGCCACGGTCCCAAAAACATGACGGGAACCATCGGCAGCGGCGGGCGGGAACTCGACGTCTCCACCGTCAACGGCAGCCTGTCCATCAACAAGGGCCGCGCCGCGATGTGA
- a CDS encoding PilZ domain-containing protein, whose translation MAHPEVGVASAPAKFRELRRWPRLQIRVPVTVIVKKPNKTVYIDGRGTDLNEGGIAVFAGSELGIGEEVEISFTPPYHGEPLIARTIIRNRRGYTYGMEFVTETKIDEERVSRIRQVLRALGSDVA comes from the coding sequence ATGGCTCATCCCGAAGTGGGGGTAGCGAGTGCGCCTGCGAAATTCCGCGAACTGCGGCGCTGGCCACGATTGCAGATTCGTGTGCCGGTGACCGTGATCGTCAAGAAACCCAACAAGACGGTGTACATCGACGGTCGCGGAACCGACCTGAACGAGGGCGGCATTGCGGTGTTTGCGGGATCAGAGCTAGGGATCGGGGAAGAAGTGGAGATCAGCTTTACGCCGCCGTACCACGGCGAGCCGCTGATCGCGCGCACCATCATCCGCAACCGGCGTGGATATACCTACGGAATGGAATTTGTGACTGAAACGAAAATCGATGAGGAGCGGGTGAGCCGCATTCGCCAGGTGCTGAGAGCGTTAGGGTCGGATGTGGCGTAA